The following are encoded together in the Ranitomeya imitator isolate aRanImi1 chromosome 4, aRanImi1.pri, whole genome shotgun sequence genome:
- the ANGPTL6 gene encoding angiopoietin-related protein 6, with protein MSFYSVIWVTLLPSFCQPQLSSEYVNLNNGGGQGKCTYTFVVPQQKITGAVCISTAKFPDVFGVNRSEVEELKQELSRQQTEIEKIKRLVDVDHEVANEMDHLRREGRNMGSRLSHLHVQLLHEVLQKKNDSKEVFQGEDKATNATSEVLSLASKYRDLQEKYNFLTSLVNNQSLVIARLEEQCLQIFGRRQSDQASTSLASSNSSEGKKKQNRDTDGEEKDETANKKEVLPTPETKTTSKAPISKTESSKSEGPWVDCYEVFLAGHQSSGIYLLKPNNSNQIMQAWCDQEINGGGWTVIQRRQDGSTNFFKTWHNYKHGFGNLDNEYWLGLENIYWLTNQGSYKLLIFMDDWQGRQVSAEYDQFRVEPESDFYRLRLGQYRGTAGDSLSWHNDKQFSTLDKDRDSYSGNCAHFQKGGWWYNMCAHSNLNGVWYRGGHYRSRYQDGVYWAEFRGGAYSLKKVSMLIKPNKQ; from the exons ATGAGCTTCTATTCAGTCATATGGGTAACCCTGCTGCCAAGTTTCTGCCAACCACAGTTATCCAGCGAATATGTCAACCTGAACAATGGAGGAGGCCAAGGTAAATGCACTTACAcatttgtggtgccacagcagaaaATCACTGGAGCTGTTTGCATTAGCACAGCTAAGTTCCCCGATGTTTTTGGAGTTAACAGAAGTGAAGTCGAGGAGTTAAAACAGGAACTTAGTCGTCAACAAACGGAGATCGAGAAAATTAAAAGGCTGGTAGATGTAGACCACGAGGTAGCCAATGAAATGGACCATCTGCGAAGAGAAGGCAGGAATATGGGATCCCGTCTCAGTCACCTGCATGTGCAGTTACTCCATgaagtgcttcagaaaaagaatgaCTCAAAAGAAGTATTTCAGGGAGAGGATAAAGCAACCAATGCCACCTCTGAAGTACTCTCTTTGGCTTCAAAGTACCGAGATCTACAGGAAAAGTACAACTTTCTAACCTCACTAGTCAACAACCAGAGTCTGGTCATTGCGCGTTTAGAAGAGCAATGTCTACAAATCTTTGGTCGACGTCAATCAGACCAG GCATCAACTAGTTTGGCCTCCAGCAACTCctcagaagggaagaagaaacAAAATCGAGACACTGATGGGGAGGAGAAAGATGAAACTGCAAACAAGAAAGAAGTACTCCCAACACCAGAAACCAAGACAACCTCCAAAGCCCCAATTAGCAAAACAGAGTCCTCCAAATCTGAAG GACCATGGGTGGATTGCTATGAAGTCTTCTTAGCTGGTCACCAATCCAGTGGTATCTATCTTCTGAAACCAAATAACAGCAACCAAATCATGCAGGCCTGGTGTGACCAAGAAATCAATGGAGGAGGGTGGACAGTGATCCAAAGACGACAGGATGGATCCACCAACTTCTTTAAAACTTGGCATAACTACAAA CATGGATTTGGTAATTTGGACAACGAATATTGGTTGGGCCTTGAGAACATTTATTGGTTGACCAACCAAGGAAGTTACAAACTTCTAATTTTCATGGATGACTGGCAAGGAAGACAAGTCAGTGCGGAGTATGACCAGTTTCGGGTGGAACCAGAGAGCGACTTCTACCGGTTGCGACTGGGGCAATACCGTGGTACGGCTGGAGACTCCCTTTCCTGGCACAATGATAAGCAGTTTAGCACCTTGGATAAAGATCGGGACTCATACTCAG GTAACTGTGCCCATTTCCAGAAAGGCGGTTGGTGGTATAACATGTGCGCCCATTCCAACCTGAACGGAGTATGGTACCGTGGTGGACATTACCGCAGCCGCTACCAGGATGGAGTCTACTGGGCAGAGTTCCGTGGCGGAGCTTACTCTCTAAAGAAGGTTTCCATGCTTATAAAACCCAACAAACAGTGA